One window of ANME-2 cluster archaeon genomic DNA carries:
- the pgk gene encoding phosphoglycerate kinase: MPEKDYLTIDNFDLSGKTILCRLDLNSPMSPGNEILDDKRFKGSLSTLKELDDSKLVLMSHQSRPGKSDFTTMEPHARCLSDLIGKDITYVDDIFGSKAVKMIRKLKSGDILMLENVRFFSEESLKRTTEEHARSHMVQRLYPLADFYLNDAFAVSHRSHLSIMGFTNVLPGIAGRLMEKEITSLSRSCDLGRGKCVYVLGGAKVDDSLKVTEYVLENEKADRVLLTGVVANILLAAKGVNIGKPNVEFIQSQGYGDQIEFGRKLLEKYSDRIGLPVDVALDKNGVRVEESIDILNKKHHPDLPILDIGLETIVKFSKEIRNAGTVIMNGPAGVFERELFTLGTVELIDAATKSGFSVI, encoded by the coding sequence TTGCCAGAAAAGGATTACCTTACTATTGATAATTTTGACCTTTCAGGAAAAACGATTCTTTGCAGGCTGGACCTGAATTCACCCATGAGCCCTGGAAATGAGATCCTGGATGATAAAAGGTTCAAGGGTTCGCTGTCTACACTTAAAGAACTGGATGATTCGAAATTGGTGCTTATGAGCCACCAGAGCCGGCCCGGAAAAAGCGATTTTACTACAATGGAGCCCCATGCCCGGTGCCTGTCAGATCTGATTGGCAAGGATATTACCTATGTGGATGATATTTTCGGTTCCAAAGCTGTCAAAATGATCAGGAAACTTAAGAGCGGTGATATCCTGATGCTGGAGAATGTCAGGTTCTTTTCAGAGGAAAGCCTGAAACGTACTACAGAGGAACATGCCCGGTCCCATATGGTGCAGCGCCTGTATCCTCTGGCAGATTTTTACTTAAACGATGCCTTTGCGGTCTCCCATCGCTCACACCTGTCCATAATGGGATTTACTAATGTACTTCCCGGTATAGCGGGCAGGTTGATGGAAAAGGAGATAACATCGTTAAGCCGCAGTTGTGATCTCGGTCGTGGAAAATGTGTTTATGTGCTGGGTGGTGCTAAGGTGGATGATTCATTGAAGGTCACTGAATATGTGCTGGAAAATGAAAAGGCTGACAGGGTACTGCTAACTGGTGTAGTGGCAAATATCCTCCTGGCAGCTAAGGGTGTTAATATTGGCAAACCTAATGTGGAATTCATTCAGTCACAGGGATATGGCGACCAGATAGAGTTTGGCAGGAAGCTGCTTGAAAAGTACAGTGATAGGATCGGTCTTCCTGTTGATGTTGCACTGGATAAGAATGGGGTGAGGGTGGAAGAGTCGATCGATATCCTGAATAAGAAGCATCATCCTGATCTGCCTATCCTGGATATCGGGCTGGAGACTATTGTGAAATTCTCAAAAGAGATCAGGAACGCGGGAACAGTAATTATGAACGGCCCGGCTGGAGTGTTCGAAAGGGAGCTTTTCACTCTTGGGACAGTTGAACTCATCGATGCGGCTACTAAATCGGGTTTTAGTGTTATTG
- the argB gene encoding acetylglutamate kinase yields the protein MNINREQVLIEALPYIREFHDSIMIIKVGGHAMVDPTIMADIVQDVVLLRYVGIHPVLVHGGGPEITQKMEMMGKKSEFVAGLRITDDETLEIARMVLVGNINTRIVSLIGTYGGKGLGLSGKDGQLIMAKKKGIQRVTFEGREHEVDLGWVGDVEVINPEILMIAAGKDYIPVVAPIAVDDKGNSLNINADTVAGDIAAALKAKKLLLMTDVPGVLGNPDDAASRISRIRLDRIEDMIEEGTIAGGMIPKIRSAAVAVEQGVEKVHIIDGSKSHSILLELFTDSGIGTMIYS from the coding sequence ATGAACATAAACCGTGAGCAGGTATTGATAGAAGCCCTTCCGTATATTAGAGAGTTCCATGACTCCATCATGATAATAAAAGTAGGTGGACACGCCATGGTCGACCCAACCATCATGGCAGATATAGTCCAGGATGTGGTACTCCTGCGTTATGTAGGCATCCATCCCGTGCTCGTACACGGGGGCGGTCCCGAGATTACCCAAAAAATGGAAATGATGGGGAAAAAAAGCGAGTTTGTGGCAGGACTGCGCATCACAGATGATGAGACACTGGAGATTGCACGCATGGTGTTAGTTGGCAATATCAATACCAGGATCGTATCCCTGATAGGCACCTATGGTGGTAAAGGGCTGGGACTCTCAGGTAAGGACGGCCAGCTTATCATGGCAAAGAAAAAAGGCATCCAGCGCGTCACCTTTGAAGGCAGGGAGCATGAGGTAGACCTGGGGTGGGTTGGAGATGTAGAGGTCATCAATCCCGAGATACTCATGATAGCAGCCGGAAAGGACTACATACCGGTTGTGGCACCCATAGCAGTGGATGATAAGGGTAACAGCCTGAATATCAATGCCGATACTGTTGCCGGAGACATTGCTGCAGCCTTGAAGGCTAAAAAACTCTTACTCATGACCGACGTACCCGGAGTATTGGGCAACCCGGATGATGCCGCCAGTCGCATATCCCGCATCCGGCTGGACCGGATTGAGGACATGATCGAGGAAGGCACTATTGCCGGTGGTATGATACCAAAGATACGCTCGGCAGCAGTTGCGGTAGAACAGGGTGTTGAAAAAGTTCATATCATTGACGGTAGCAAGTCCCACAGCATCCTGCTGGAACTGTTTACCGATTCTGGTATCGGGACCATGATATATAGTTAG
- a CDS encoding MarR family transcriptional regulator — translation MTTEENTTRIIEVFNKISKVFASMECFTGEISLSKPELLTLESVSKQKELTMSKLAKNLDIGFSTATSIIDRLIEKKLVVRERNHGDRRVVKVLLSKEGTKIISSYQEQKIIFFKKMIEFLTEDEQESFILVLEKIANKM, via the coding sequence ATGACCACAGAAGAGAATACAACACGCATTATAGAGGTATTTAATAAAATTAGCAAGGTTTTTGCGTCTATGGAATGCTTTACTGGAGAAATAAGTTTAAGTAAACCTGAACTTCTGACATTGGAATCTGTTTCTAAACAAAAAGAGCTTACAATGAGCAAACTGGCCAAGAATTTAGACATTGGGTTTAGCACAGCAACAAGCATAATTGACCGTTTGATTGAAAAAAAGCTGGTTGTTCGGGAAAGAAATCATGGCGATCGAAGAGTTGTAAAAGTATTATTATCAAAGGAGGGGACGAAAATTATATCATCATATCAAGAACAGAAAATAATATTTTTCAAGAAGATGATTGAATTCCTCACTGAAGACGAACAGGAAAGCTTTATTTTAGTTTTGGAAAAAATCGCAAATAAAATGTAA
- a CDS encoding NAD-dependent epimerase/dehydratase family protein has protein sequence MKQKTVLITGATGFIGSHLAKKLVEKGEKIRCLVRTSSPKIAVDYLNKLDVELVYGDLLDYESLRKAVDGVDTIFHLGGGGRVGMSKAICNKINVNGTGNILEACIESGKVKRFVHLSSCAVMGHVSGGAVDETYPYNPNNIEYSRAKTKSEKLVLSYSNKIDIVVVRFPGVYGIPLIKGDADYIQGVTPALMIFSAVKKGEWMYVGNGKNQVHMFYVDDAVKGLILATDKGKSGDIYIIGDNTSVKMTELVDTVADILKVPAPKKHIPVFVARFFAALFELKASVFGGTPKMSGEMVTGFISNMSFSIAKAKRDLEYEPKVGLEEGMRKTIEWYEKNEYV, from the coding sequence ATGAAACAAAAAACAGTATTGATAACGGGAGCTACTGGATTTATCGGAAGTCATTTAGCTAAAAAACTTGTTGAAAAAGGAGAAAAAATAAGATGCCTTGTTAGAACTTCAAGTCCCAAAATTGCCGTAGATTATCTGAACAAGTTGGATGTTGAATTAGTCTATGGAGATTTGCTGGACTATGAATCTCTCAGAAAGGCTGTAGATGGTGTTGATACCATATTTCATTTAGGTGGTGGTGGAAGAGTAGGAATGAGTAAAGCGATATGCAACAAAATAAATGTTAATGGCACAGGAAATATACTTGAGGCCTGCATTGAAAGCGGAAAAGTCAAAAGATTTGTACATTTAAGCAGTTGTGCGGTTATGGGACATGTATCCGGTGGTGCTGTAGATGAGACATATCCTTACAATCCAAACAATATTGAATATTCCCGTGCAAAAACAAAATCTGAGAAGCTTGTATTGTCTTATTCAAACAAAATAGATATTGTTGTTGTAAGGTTTCCCGGTGTTTATGGAATTCCACTTATTAAAGGTGATGCTGATTACATACAGGGTGTGACTCCTGCGCTTATGATATTTTCTGCAGTAAAAAAAGGAGAGTGGATGTATGTAGGCAACGGGAAAAATCAGGTGCATATGTTTTATGTGGATGATGCCGTCAAAGGCCTGATTCTCGCTACTGATAAAGGAAAGTCTGGAGACATATATATCATTGGCGATAACACTTCAGTTAAAATGACAGAATTGGTGGATACTGTCGCAGATATACTCAAAGTCCCGGCTCCCAAAAAACATATACCTGTTTTTGTTGCCCGTTTCTTTGCAGCATTATTTGAACTTAAAGCCTCTGTTTTTGGAGGAACTCCAAAAATGTCAGGAGAAATGGTAACAGGCTTTATTTCAAATATGTCATTTAGCATTGCAAAAGCTAAGCGTGATTTAGAATATGAACCAAAAGTCGGTCTGGAAGAAGGAATGAGAAAAACTATTGAATGGTACGAAAAGAATGAATATGTATAG
- a CDS encoding MBL fold metallo-hydrolase: MKNNKVVEKLINITNIGHSTFLIEYGEFNILTDPFFSSSFSGLKRKILPAISVEKLPRIDLILISHTHLDHCDYDALNKIDKSSIVIMPKKTSSKVRKMGFNIVELDCWESNNIQQHKITAVPAKHQGKCVGFIIEGSKTIYFAGDTFFIPSMTEIGNKYKLDVAFLPIGGNRFFGFKMVMDPKDAALATEEVKSKIVIPIHFGTFGKIPMMFSMNGTTHNFLKYVGNNKIQTSIKIPNIGETYGLV; encoded by the coding sequence ATGAAAAATAATAAGGTGGTGGAAAAACTTATAAATATCACAAACATTGGACATTCAACATTTTTAATAGAATATGGTGAATTTAATATACTTACAGATCCCTTTTTCTCATCAAGCTTTTCAGGTTTGAAAAGAAAAATACTGCCAGCAATATCTGTTGAAAAACTACCTCGAATTGATTTGATATTAATTTCACATACGCATCTGGATCATTGCGATTATGATGCCTTAAATAAAATTGATAAATCCAGTATAGTTATAATGCCTAAAAAGACTTCTTCAAAAGTCAGAAAAATGGGATTTAATATTGTTGAACTTGATTGCTGGGAATCTAATAATATCCAACAACATAAAATAACTGCTGTTCCCGCCAAACATCAAGGCAAATGTGTTGGATTTATTATAGAAGGAAGTAAGACTATCTATTTTGCTGGTGATACTTTTTTTATTCCTTCCATGACTGAAATCGGTAATAAATATAAACTTGATGTAGCATTTTTACCTATTGGGGGAAACAGATTTTTTGGCTTTAAAATGGTAATGGACCCAAAAGATGCAGCACTCGCAACAGAAGAAGTTAAATCAAAGATTGTAATACCTATTCATTTTGGAACATTTGGGAAAATTCCGATGATGTTTAGCATGAATGGAACTACCCATAATTTTTTAAAATATGTGGGAAATAATAAAATCCAAACGTCTATAAAAATACCAAATATTGGAGAAACTTATGGTTTAGTTTGA